The following are from one region of the Strigops habroptila isolate Jane chromosome 22, bStrHab1.2.pri, whole genome shotgun sequence genome:
- the BGLAP gene encoding osteocalcin isoform X1: protein MRLLVLLPLLALLALGLCRRGPERSLSADSPRSEAFASKRTSAEMRRHKRNYIYDSSVYGVVRDPLEAKREVCEFNPDCDELADQIGFQEAYRRYYGLV from the exons ATGAGgctcctggtcctgctgccccTCCTGGCCCTCCTCGCCCTTGGCCTCTGCCGCAGAG ggCCGGAGCGCTCCCTCAGCGCCGACTCTCCGAGATCTGAAg cctTTGCATCCAAACGTACCAGCGCCGAGATGAGGAGGCACAAGAGGAATTACATCTATGACAG CAGTGTCTACGGCGTCGTGCGGGACCCGCTGGAGGCCAAGCGGGAGGTGTGTGAGTTCAACCCCGACTGCGATGAGCTCGCCGACCAAATCGGCTTCCAGGAGGCGTATCGGCGCTACTATGGCCTTGTGTAA
- the PMF1 gene encoding polyamine-modulated factor 1: protein MAEARGGGSDGGGGSSSVSGGPGRAQLFSTVMDAFLGKLVAAGSYQRFASCYRSFYRLQPEVTKSIHSQFVAQLQASIRAEVQEVMDEGNLEALLDSLDKIVEEAEPQEEPAWRPSGIPEEDARSALVPYLLKHRSYLLRALKNKEEENKKVAESVLAGRGRISELQQQIQAHKRAWQALSKEQQELVLTFQQPQ from the exons ATGGCGgaggcgcggggcggcggcagcgatggcggcggcggcagcagcagcgttTCGGGCGGGCCCGGCCGCGCTCAGCTCTTCAGCACCGTGATGGACGCGTTCCTCGGGAAGCTGGTGGCGGCCgggag CTACCAGCGGTTCGCCAGCTGCTACCGCAGCTTCTACAGGCTGCAGCCGGAGGTGACCAAGAGCATCCACAGCCAGTTCGTGGCCCAGCTCCAGGCGTCCATCAGG GCGGAGGTCCAGGAGGTGATGGACGAAGGGAACCTGGAGGCGCTCCTCGACTCGCTGGATAAGATtgtggaggaggcagagccGCAGGAGGAGCCTGCGTG GCGCCCCAGCGGGATCCCGGAGGAGGACGCGCGCAGTGCCCTCGTGCCCTATCTCCTCAAGCACCGCTCCTACCTGCTCAGAGCCCTGAAGaacaaggaggaggagaacaagAAGGTGGCAGAGTCGGTGCTTGCGGGAAGGGGCAGGATCtcggagctgcagcagcaaatccAGGCTCACAAACGGGCCTGGCAG GCACTTAGTAAAGAGCAACAGGAGCTCGTCCTGACCTTCCAGCAGCCCCAGTGA
- the BGLAP gene encoding osteocalcin isoform X2, with product MRLLVLLPLLALLALGLCRRGPERSLSADSPRSEAFASKRTSAEMRRHKRNYIYDSVYGVVRDPLEAKREVCEFNPDCDELADQIGFQEAYRRYYGLV from the exons ATGAGgctcctggtcctgctgccccTCCTGGCCCTCCTCGCCCTTGGCCTCTGCCGCAGAG ggCCGGAGCGCTCCCTCAGCGCCGACTCTCCGAGATCTGAAg cctTTGCATCCAAACGTACCAGCGCCGAGATGAGGAGGCACAAGAGGAATTACATCTATGACAG TGTCTACGGCGTCGTGCGGGACCCGCTGGAGGCCAAGCGGGAGGTGTGTGAGTTCAACCCCGACTGCGATGAGCTCGCCGACCAAATCGGCTTCCAGGAGGCGTATCGGCGCTACTATGGCCTTGTGTAA